Proteins found in one Zea mays cultivar B73 chromosome 1, Zm-B73-REFERENCE-NAM-5.0, whole genome shotgun sequence genomic segment:
- the LOC103643917 gene encoding protein FAR1-RELATED SEQUENCE 5, translating into MADLTIETSLGAVDGEGIAAPATEDGGDERQVQGIDVMHSQAVRRLSFESWLEQSRITLGESSSQGFCTPKKRPYVPTMCASFIPICVDRRKPVIGMSFHSCNDAEEFYKSYAHDGGFSVRVGSQNKALGEVINKRYMCSRAGFKKVKEVDDPPKNQKNHALTRCGCDANMYVKLGPDKKYHITSMVEEHNHPLCSPNKIPFLRSNRVVSQRAKNTLFTCHKASIGTSQAFRILQVSDGGFAPLYQLQDICTSISASGT; encoded by the exons ATGGCAGACCTCACCATTGAGACCTCTCTCGGCGCTGTGGATGGAGAAGGGATCGCCGCACCAGCCACCGAGGACGGGGGTGATGAGAGACAGGTGCAAGGCATCGATGTGATGCACAGTCAGGCCGTGCGTCGCCTCTCCTTCGAATCTTGGTTGGAACAATCGCGTATTACATTGGGTGAATCGTCCTCTCAAGGTTTTTGTACACCCAAAAAAAGGCCATACGTCCCTACAATG TGTGCGTCATTCATACCCATCTGTGTGGACAGAAGGAAGCCTGTTATTGGAATGTCCTTTCATTCTTGTAATGACGCAGAGGAGTTCTACAAATCATATGCACATGATGGAGGGTTTTCAGTGCGTGTTGGTTCTCAAAATAAAGCTCTTGGTGAGGTTATTAACAAGAGATATATGTGTTCAAGGGCTGGTTTTAAGAAGGTGAAAGAGGTCGATGATCCCCCTAAAAACCAAAAGAACCACGCACTAACAAGATGTGGTTGTGATGCAAACATGTATGTCAAGTTGGGCCCGGATAAGAAGTACCATATCACTTCAATGGTTGAGGAGCATAATCATCCACTTTGCTCGCCTAATAAGATTCCTTTTCTTCGATCAAACCGTGTTGTGAGCCAAAGAGCTAAGAATACATTGTTTACATGCCACAAAGCAAGCATAGGTACCTCACAGGCATTCAGAATCCTACAAGTTAGTGATGGTGGATTTGCACCTCTATATCAGCTTCAGGACATTTGCACCTCTATATCAGCTTCAGGAACCTGA
- the LOC103643918 gene encoding uncharacterized protein gives MPRSQLLCRRRRRWRVAPLLESELERWTGVDEPELATFSRRMSSWTIGERPTQRSTNSSMVSCRPVPTSRSSDPSLTTNSLSSSRFRIRHLGSASSSSPSGVASEEPGDRPPSGGLVAEAGTAPPSDLDREMGSEVGAGRTGTGPSS, from the coding sequence ATGCCCCGAAGCCAGCTGctatgccgccgccgccgccgatggcGCGTCGCTCCGTTGCTGGAGTCGGAGTTGGAGCGCTGGACGGGGGTGGACGAGCCGGAGCTCGCAACGTTCTCGCGCCGCATGAGCTCCTGGACGATAGGCGAGCGGCCGACGCAGAGGTCAacgaactcctccatggtgagctGCCGGCCCGTGCCGACCTCGCGGAGCTCGGACCCCTCCTTGACCACGAACTCGCTGTCGTCGTCGAGGTTCCGGATCAGACACCTCGGGtcggcctcctcctcctccccttcGGGCGTGGCCTCGGAGGAGCCCGGCGACCGCCCTCCCAGCGGCGGCTTGGTCGCCGAGGCCGGCACGGCGCCGCCGTCTGATCTGGATCGGGAGATGGGCAGCGAGGTCGGCGCCGGGCGGACGGGCACAGGCCCGTCGTCGTAG
- the LOC103643919 gene encoding ankyrin repeat-containing protein At2g01680, translating to MLCFDLPSLFYLTDHYCFQMVQLLLSYESLEINAINIQNETTMDLADKVPYGESKTEIIEWLTEAGAKNARNVEKIDEASELRRTVSDIKHNVQAQLSENAKTNKRVTGICKELQKLHREAIQNTINSVTMVATLIASIAFIAIFNFPGQYFQDVNSGGDIGEAQIAKLTGFRVFCLLNATALFSSLVVVVMQITLVAWETGAQKQVIKIINKLMWTACLSTGAAFTSLAYVVVGPQHAWMAFTVSAIGGPIMIGTLLFLAYPLLCPRFKFGEDRQRRIKRAGGSKSFSWSLHDGFSDLEAFSDHEKMIYAL from the coding sequence ATGCTTTGCTTTGACTTGCCAAGTTTATTTTACCTTACTGATCACTATTGTTTTCAGATGGTACAACTTCTTCTTAGCTACGAATCACTTGAAATTAATGCTATCAATATTCAAAATGAAACAACTATGGATTTGGCTGACAAAGTTCCTTATGGTGAGTCTAAAACGGAAATAATAGAGTGGTTGACAGAGGCTGGTGCAAAGAATGCCAGAAATGTGGAGAAAATTGATGAGGCATCAGAACTGAGGAGAACTGTGAGTGATATCAAGCACAATGTTCAGGCACAGCTTAGCGAGAATGCTAAGACCAATAAACGAGTGACTGGGATTTGCAAAGAATTGCAAAAACTGCATAGAGAAGCTATTCAGAACACCATCAATTCAGTCACCATGGTAGCAACCCTGATTGCCTCCATTGCCTTCATTGCCATATTCAATTTTCCAGGTCAATACTTCCAAGATGTGAATAGTGGGGGAGACATTGGTGAGGCTCAAATAGCCAAGCTTACTGGTTTTCGTGTCTTCTGCCTTCTGAATGCAACTGCTCTCTTCAGTTCCCTCGTGGTGGTCGTCATGCAGATCACTTTGGTTGCCTGGGAAACTGGTGCCCAGAAGCAAGTTATCAAGATCATAAATAAGCTCATGTGGACTGCATGCCTTAGCACAGGTGCAGCTTTTACCTCACTGGCATATGTTGTAGTTGGCCCACAGCATGCCTGGATGGCCTTCACAGTATCAGCCATCGGAGGGCCGATCATGATTGGAACCCTCCTGTTCCTAGCCTATCCGTTGTTGTGCCCACGGTTCAAGTTTGGCGAAGACAGACAACGCCGCATCAAGAGGGCAGGTGGCAGCAAGTCCTTCTCCTGGTCACTCCATGATGGTTTTTCAGATCTGGAAGCCTTCTCTGATCATGAGAAGATGATTTATGCCCTGTAG